The following are from one region of the Actinoplanes sp. L3-i22 genome:
- a CDS encoding GNAT family N-acetyltransferase — MTVDLRAGVEDDLPALLDIYNHHVRHGYATFDEAEVSLAERRAWWSAYSPVGAHRLLVAAAGRRVVGYATSSAYRPHPAFRHTVETSVYLAPDAVGRGFGGRLYDRLLADLSGTGAHRVVAAVALPNDASVGLHLSRGFTIVGTFTGYAVKGDRSISSTWFERPVVLR, encoded by the coding sequence GTGACCGTCGATCTCCGGGCCGGGGTCGAGGACGACCTGCCGGCCCTGCTGGACATCTACAACCATCACGTGCGGCACGGCTACGCGACCTTCGACGAGGCCGAGGTGAGCCTGGCCGAGCGCCGCGCCTGGTGGTCGGCGTATTCCCCGGTCGGTGCGCATCGGCTGCTGGTGGCGGCTGCGGGGCGACGGGTGGTCGGGTATGCCACCAGCAGCGCGTACCGGCCGCACCCGGCGTTCCGGCACACGGTGGAGACCAGCGTCTACCTCGCGCCCGACGCGGTCGGCCGGGGGTTCGGCGGGCGGCTCTACGACAGGCTGCTGGCCGATCTGTCCGGCACCGGGGCGCATCGCGTCGTGGCGGCCGTGGCCCTGCCGAACGACGCGTCCGTGGGGCTGCACCTGTCGCGGGGGTTCACGATCGTCGGCACGTTCACCGGCTATGCGGTCAAGGGCGACCGGTCCATCAGCTCCACCTGGTTCGAGCGCCCGGTGGTGCTCCGATGA
- a CDS encoding aldo/keto reductase family oxidoreductase, translating into MNLSLPGGAWTLGDLTVSRFGYGAMQLAGPWVMGPPADHDGALAVLRSAVERGITHIDTADAYGPHVTNRLIREALHPYPESLHIVTKVGAVRDEQGGWPPARDPASLRRAVHDNLTTLGVDVLDVVNLRLGNAEGPQPGSLAEAFSTLAELRRDGLIRHLGVSNATAEQVAEAQAIGPIVCVQNGYNLAHRQDDELIDTLAGQGIAYVPFFPLGGFSPLQSSALSAVAARLEATPISVALAWLLRRSPNILLIPGTSSVAHLHENIAGAALSLTDDDLTELDKIAG; encoded by the coding sequence ATGAACCTTTCTCTTCCCGGTGGTGCCTGGACGCTCGGCGACCTGACCGTCAGCCGCTTCGGCTACGGCGCCATGCAGCTCGCCGGCCCGTGGGTGATGGGGCCGCCCGCCGACCACGACGGTGCCCTGGCCGTGCTCCGTTCGGCGGTCGAGCGGGGCATCACGCACATCGACACGGCTGACGCGTACGGGCCGCACGTCACCAATCGGCTGATCCGGGAGGCGCTGCATCCGTACCCGGAGTCGCTGCACATCGTCACGAAGGTCGGCGCGGTCCGCGACGAGCAGGGCGGATGGCCGCCGGCCCGGGATCCGGCGAGCCTGCGCCGGGCCGTCCACGACAACCTCACGACGCTCGGCGTGGACGTGCTCGACGTGGTCAACCTGCGGCTGGGCAACGCCGAGGGGCCGCAGCCGGGGTCGCTCGCCGAGGCGTTCTCGACGCTGGCCGAGCTTCGGCGCGACGGTCTGATCCGGCACCTCGGGGTGAGCAACGCGACGGCGGAGCAGGTCGCGGAGGCACAGGCGATCGGGCCGATCGTGTGCGTGCAGAACGGGTACAACCTGGCCCACCGGCAGGACGACGAGCTGATCGACACGCTGGCCGGGCAGGGCATCGCGTACGTCCCGTTCTTCCCGCTCGGGGGCTTCAGCCCGCTGCAGTCGTCGGCGCTGTCCGCGGTGGCCGCCCGGCTGGAGGCGACGCCGATCTCGGTCGCGCTGGCCTGGCTGCTGCGGCGCTCCCCGAACATCCTGCTGATCCCGGGCACCTCGTCGGTCGCCCACCTGCACGAGAACATCGCCGGCGCGGCCCTGTCCCTGACCGACGACGACCTCACCGAACTCGACAAGATCGCCGGCTGA
- a CDS encoding helix-turn-helix domain-containing protein — protein MTTPRTKAEYDAFLAVCPSHKLLERISGKWVTLILTALGSGPDCTGDPRPMRYSELARLLAGVSQKMLTQTLRNLERDGLVSRTVTPTVPVTVTYELTGLGLSLHRMMRGLKSWAEHHMDDVAANRATYDASV, from the coding sequence ATGACGACACCCCGGACCAAGGCGGAGTACGACGCCTTCCTCGCCGTCTGCCCCAGCCACAAGCTGCTGGAACGGATCTCCGGCAAGTGGGTCACGCTGATCCTGACCGCGCTCGGCAGCGGCCCGGACTGCACCGGCGACCCGCGCCCGATGCGCTACTCGGAGCTCGCCCGCCTGCTGGCCGGCGTCAGCCAGAAGATGCTCACCCAGACGCTGCGCAACCTGGAACGCGACGGCCTGGTCAGCCGCACGGTCACGCCGACCGTGCCGGTCACCGTCACCTACGAGCTGACCGGCCTGGGCCTGTCGCTGCACCGGATGATGCGCGGCCTGAAGTCCTGGGCCGAACACCACATGGACGACGTCGCCGCCAACCGTGCCACCTACGACGCCTCCGTCTGA
- a CDS encoding HEAT repeat domain-containing protein, whose product MMETELPRTGVHDVDWSLVEDGSAVRQMLSNLAGGDAAARTTALRSLYRIAPDGADVRPWVAAALPVLLGLVEEPEQADRGRILRLVGDLAGADRMWQMSGETLRAKRILAEHDHLLALLTDEDPEVRDAAAYTVRAVCRLSSELVELLWERYIEEPDPGVRLTLVGSGVLAGAVGTGWEPTKRLLAWVADTDADLRVRTTALAELMALTNPPPFDVETARDTVLEAYREGLNREPARLDDLVAPLLAGQWLAARQWTPGYPQVVSAVRGAFRNDVAPQLDLLERMLELDGWDARQDALYEARSLVQRFRGPYGPLVDRAAELVRDQDSQVRAAALSLLCGIGELARPAADAVWANLSRGGFWINDGAHGPMLTPTVRLLADLRDVRLLPTLERMLDEAPDTGDLHPAIAGYGIAARGLSRTLRRLLRALDPAGAADRAGLLRALAAVAPHEAADHLADDPIDLDTLALLARAGRAAAGRAPDIRAALSCGDPGLELAAAYAIWHVTGNADAAAEVYDRYFDDRRAAPEHAVAALDGLRELRIRVKDRARRLVRLRRRQANPAVLAATADALWWVAGNQDAARAIGPVWEAAAPERPRIARLWLATGDVRYGARYARAELDNPLRHNLRGHSVRPAEVSADERLLTLCREVLAQAG is encoded by the coding sequence ATGATGGAGACCGAACTTCCGCGGACCGGGGTGCACGACGTCGACTGGTCACTGGTGGAGGACGGCTCCGCCGTACGCCAAATGCTCTCGAATCTCGCCGGCGGCGACGCCGCGGCCCGGACCACCGCATTGCGGAGTCTCTATCGGATCGCGCCGGACGGCGCCGATGTCCGCCCGTGGGTCGCCGCGGCCCTCCCGGTGCTGCTCGGCCTGGTCGAGGAGCCGGAGCAGGCCGATCGCGGGCGGATCCTGCGCCTGGTCGGCGACCTCGCCGGCGCGGACCGGATGTGGCAGATGTCCGGCGAGACACTGCGGGCGAAACGGATCCTCGCCGAGCACGACCACCTGCTCGCCCTGCTCACCGACGAGGACCCGGAGGTGCGCGACGCCGCGGCCTACACCGTCCGGGCGGTCTGCCGGCTGTCGTCCGAGCTGGTCGAGCTGCTCTGGGAACGCTACATCGAGGAGCCGGACCCGGGCGTGCGCCTGACCCTGGTCGGCAGCGGCGTGCTCGCCGGCGCGGTCGGCACCGGCTGGGAACCGACGAAACGGCTGCTCGCGTGGGTCGCCGACACCGACGCCGACCTGCGGGTCCGGACCACCGCGCTGGCCGAGCTGATGGCGCTGACGAATCCGCCGCCGTTCGACGTGGAGACCGCGCGGGACACCGTGCTGGAGGCCTACCGGGAGGGGCTGAACCGCGAGCCGGCCCGGCTGGACGACCTGGTCGCGCCGCTGCTGGCCGGGCAGTGGCTGGCCGCGCGGCAGTGGACGCCCGGCTATCCGCAGGTGGTCAGCGCGGTCCGGGGCGCGTTCCGGAACGACGTCGCGCCGCAGCTGGACCTGCTCGAACGGATGCTGGAGCTGGACGGCTGGGACGCCCGGCAGGACGCGCTGTACGAGGCCCGCTCGCTGGTCCAGCGCTTCCGCGGACCGTACGGGCCCCTGGTCGACCGGGCCGCCGAGCTGGTGCGGGACCAGGACTCGCAGGTCCGGGCCGCGGCGCTGAGCCTGCTCTGCGGCATCGGCGAACTGGCCCGCCCGGCCGCCGACGCGGTCTGGGCGAACCTGTCCCGGGGCGGCTTCTGGATCAACGACGGCGCGCACGGCCCGATGCTGACCCCGACCGTCCGGCTGCTCGCCGACCTGCGCGACGTGCGCCTGCTGCCGACCCTGGAACGGATGCTCGACGAGGCGCCGGACACCGGCGACCTGCACCCGGCGATCGCCGGGTACGGGATCGCCGCGCGCGGGCTGAGCCGGACGCTGCGGCGGCTGCTGCGCGCGCTGGACCCGGCCGGCGCCGCGGACCGGGCCGGTCTGCTGCGCGCGCTGGCCGCGGTCGCGCCGCACGAGGCCGCCGACCATCTCGCGGACGACCCGATCGACCTGGACACGCTCGCCCTGCTGGCCCGGGCCGGGCGGGCCGCCGCCGGCCGGGCCCCCGACATCAGGGCCGCGCTGAGCTGCGGCGATCCGGGGCTGGAGCTGGCCGCGGCGTACGCGATCTGGCACGTCACCGGCAACGCGGACGCGGCCGCCGAGGTCTATGACCGGTACTTCGACGACCGGCGGGCCGCGCCCGAGCACGCGGTCGCGGCCCTCGACGGCCTGCGGGAGCTGCGGATCCGGGTGAAGGACCGGGCCCGCCGCCTGGTCCGGCTGCGGCGCCGGCAGGCGAACCCGGCGGTGCTGGCGGCGACCGCCGACGCGCTGTGGTGGGTGGCCGGGAATCAGGACGCCGCGCGGGCGATCGGCCCGGTGTGGGAGGCGGCGGCGCCGGAGCGCCCGCGGATCGCCCGGCTCTGGCTGGCGACCGGCGACGTGCGGTACGGCGCCCGCTACGCCCGCGCCGAGCTGGACAATCCGCTGCGGCACAACCTGCGCGGGCACAGCGTCCGCCCGGCCGAGGTCAGCGCGGACGAGCGGCTGCTCACCCTGTGCCGGGAGGTGCTGGCGCAGGCCGGCTGA
- a CDS encoding RNA polymerase sigma factor → MEDAELVRCARGGDVAALGVLLRRHEAGMRAVALSLLGHGPDAEDAVQDAMVSAVRRIGDLRDPAAAGAWLRTAVRNNCRMHLRSRPPLPVADPEWLLPGSGGVEEVVERAELRDWVWFAIGQLSERDRLVTMLRHFSSVTSYEQIALVCGLPIGTVRSRLSHAHRSLTAALRASAERAYPDSDALLGARRREAADAMTAAMRGDFRDVVDELWWPDADMTVPASGQGGGTGFALRGMECDLRSGVRQRLVDVVAGEDVLIWETELISEHCPPGAVWLHKLDKGRVRRLTLCHPKNSSA, encoded by the coding sequence GTGGAAGACGCGGAGCTCGTCCGGTGCGCCCGGGGCGGTGACGTGGCGGCGCTCGGCGTGCTGCTGCGCCGGCACGAGGCGGGGATGCGGGCGGTCGCGCTGAGCCTGCTCGGCCACGGGCCGGACGCCGAGGACGCCGTGCAGGACGCGATGGTCAGCGCGGTGCGCCGGATCGGGGACCTGCGGGACCCGGCCGCGGCCGGGGCGTGGCTGCGGACCGCGGTGCGGAACAACTGCCGGATGCATCTACGGTCACGGCCGCCGCTGCCGGTGGCCGATCCGGAGTGGCTGCTGCCCGGGTCGGGCGGGGTCGAGGAGGTCGTCGAGCGGGCCGAGCTGCGGGACTGGGTGTGGTTCGCGATCGGGCAGCTGTCCGAGCGGGATCGGCTGGTGACGATGCTGCGGCACTTCAGCAGCGTCACGTCGTACGAACAAATTGCCCTTGTCTGTGGTCTTCCGATCGGCACCGTGCGCAGCCGGCTCAGCCACGCGCACCGCAGCCTGACCGCGGCGCTGCGGGCCAGTGCCGAGCGGGCCTATCCGGACAGCGACGCGCTCCTCGGGGCCCGGCGCCGGGAGGCGGCCGACGCGATGACCGCGGCGATGCGCGGGGATTTCCGCGATGTCGTGGACGAGCTGTGGTGGCCCGACGCGGACATGACGGTGCCGGCGTCCGGGCAGGGCGGCGGGACCGGGTTCGCGCTGCGCGGGATGGAGTGCGATCTGCGGTCCGGGGTGCGGCAGCGGCTGGTCGACGTGGTGGCCGGCGAGGACGTGCTGATCTGGGAGACCGAGCTGATCAGCGAGCACTGCCCGCCCGGCGCGGTCTGGCTGCACAAGCTGGACAAAGGCCGCGTCCGGCGGCTGACCCTGTGCCATCCGAAAAATTCTTCGGCGTAG
- a CDS encoding alpha/beta fold hydrolase, which translates to MTITTHRISVGGVPQVYHVAGTGPICVAHSGGPGIDWAYLRMPLLERHFTMVYPEPVGTGDSGRLDGYDLAGYVEFVDAVVAALGVPRVFLLGHSHGGFVVQQYALDHPERVAGLALYDTSPVTGPEFWDAAMAGVIAYGAVDPAIPAAFERAVTATDDAVLSAALREAVPVYFADFPGRRAEFAQFVAGVRAWAVPQDAKPFDVRARLGEITVPTVIIVGEHDFICGPAWAAMLHAGIPGSRLVTLTSSGHFGHVEQPAEFAAAVTALLG; encoded by the coding sequence GTGACCATCACCACCCACCGGATCAGCGTCGGCGGCGTCCCGCAGGTCTACCACGTCGCCGGCACCGGGCCGATCTGCGTCGCGCACTCCGGCGGCCCCGGCATCGACTGGGCGTACCTGCGGATGCCGCTGCTGGAGCGGCACTTCACCATGGTCTACCCGGAGCCGGTCGGCACCGGGGACTCCGGGCGGCTCGACGGGTACGACCTGGCCGGCTACGTCGAGTTCGTCGACGCGGTGGTCGCCGCGCTCGGCGTGCCCCGGGTGTTCCTTCTCGGTCACTCGCACGGCGGCTTCGTCGTGCAGCAGTACGCGCTCGACCACCCGGAGCGGGTCGCCGGGCTCGCCCTCTACGACACGTCGCCGGTGACCGGGCCGGAGTTCTGGGACGCGGCGATGGCCGGGGTGATCGCCTACGGCGCCGTCGACCCGGCGATCCCGGCGGCGTTCGAGCGGGCCGTCACGGCGACCGACGACGCGGTGCTGTCCGCCGCGTTGCGCGAGGCGGTGCCCGTCTACTTCGCCGACTTCCCGGGCCGGCGCGCCGAGTTCGCCCAGTTCGTCGCCGGGGTCCGGGCCTGGGCAGTGCCGCAGGACGCGAAGCCGTTCGACGTGCGGGCGCGGCTCGGGGAGATCACCGTGCCGACCGTGATCATCGTCGGTGAGCACGACTTCATCTGCGGCCCGGCGTGGGCGGCGATGCTGCACGCCGGGATCCCCGGGTCGCGGCTGGTCACCCTGACGTCCAGCGGGCACTTCGGCCACGTCGAGCAGCCGGCCGAGTTCGCCGCGGCGGTCACCGCCTTGCTCGGCTGA
- a CDS encoding CPBP family intramembrane glutamic endopeptidase: MTFIVLVLGVSLGTARVLGGLVLVLSPLLVTLLMLLVVTRDGWRRDGWRRLGAGRLGLRDWPAAVGTTVGVSMLAAGAVVVCGLARFVVPGGAWLTDLAALCVTGPVLAFAEEIGWRGYLLPRLLWLGEGGAFLVSGVVWAAWHLPYLLLTPDYHHDGNRALVLALFTGSVLAFAVLFGRLRLRSGSLWPPVLAHFAHNATFAWVGAYAISTTHPVVVNEYLAGDTGLFVLLGTAFCALLLSSQLASTASSRVPSSSS; this comes from the coding sequence TTGACGTTCATCGTTCTCGTGCTGGGTGTCTCGCTGGGGACCGCGCGGGTGCTCGGCGGGCTGGTTCTGGTGCTGTCGCCGCTGCTGGTCACGCTGCTGATGCTGCTGGTGGTGACCCGGGACGGGTGGCGGCGGGACGGGTGGCGGCGGCTCGGGGCCGGGCGGCTCGGGCTGCGGGACTGGCCGGCCGCGGTGGGCACCACCGTGGGGGTGAGCATGCTGGCCGCCGGCGCGGTGGTCGTCTGCGGTCTGGCCCGGTTCGTGGTGCCGGGCGGGGCCTGGCTGACCGATCTGGCGGCGCTCTGCGTCACCGGGCCGGTGCTGGCGTTCGCCGAGGAGATCGGCTGGCGGGGTTACCTGCTGCCGCGGCTGCTCTGGCTGGGGGAGGGCGGAGCGTTCCTGGTCAGCGGGGTGGTCTGGGCCGCCTGGCACCTGCCGTACCTACTGCTCACGCCGGACTATCACCACGACGGGAACCGGGCGCTGGTGCTCGCGCTGTTCACCGGCAGCGTGCTGGCGTTCGCGGTGCTGTTCGGGCGGCTGCGGCTGCGGTCCGGGAGTCTCTGGCCGCCGGTGCTGGCGCACTTCGCGCACAACGCGACGTTCGCCTGGGTCGGGGCGTATGCGATCAGCACCACCCATCCGGTCGTCGTCAACGAGTACCTGGCCGGCGACACCGGACTGTTCGTGCTGCTCGGGACGGCTTTCTGTGCGCTGTTGCTGAGTTCTCAGCTCGCGAGCACGGCGTCCAGCAGGGTGCCCAGCTCGTCGAGTTGA
- a CDS encoding cellulose-binding protein — protein MIKRVTVLVVAAAAAVFAIPGSASAAAVEDDGADCPVPATSTISNAQLPDPFTRIDGSRITTASDWRCRRAEIREMAERHVYGQKPAKPATVTGTVTGTNITVNVSDQGRSASFSASVQLPAGGSAPYPAVVVVGGFGADTDTIRNAGAAVINYDPLAVGKEGTARNNKQGAFYTLYGATSGTGVLMAWAWGVSRIIDVIEQSGGGVLRADGLGVTGCSRYGKGAFAIGAFDQRIALTMPIESGSGGVPILRGIPGESGAQPLSSAYSEQPWLGDAFSSFTGNPNSLPVDMHEVVGLVAPRGLFIMENPHIDWLAARSGSVAALGGAEIYKALGAGDNISYWSDVSDGTHCAVRGEWRAPLQQNIQKYLFKSGTAAGTFRIAGSKAGNLAQWRTWSTPTLTGGSSPTPSSPSPSPSTSSSQPGAGCTATITPGTVWGDRYNTSVTVSGSSAWTVTVAITSPQQVSTTWSGTFSWSGGTMTVRPNGSGNTFGFTTMMNGNSGARPRIVSCTG, from the coding sequence GTGATCAAGCGAGTAACCGTCCTGGTAGTCGCCGCCGCGGCGGCCGTGTTCGCCATCCCCGGCAGTGCGTCGGCGGCCGCGGTCGAGGACGACGGCGCCGACTGCCCCGTGCCCGCGACCAGCACGATCAGCAACGCCCAGCTGCCCGACCCGTTCACCCGCATCGACGGCAGCCGGATCACCACCGCGAGCGACTGGCGGTGCCGGCGGGCCGAGATCCGCGAGATGGCCGAACGGCACGTGTACGGCCAGAAACCCGCCAAGCCGGCGACCGTCACCGGCACGGTGACCGGCACGAACATCACCGTGAACGTGTCCGACCAGGGACGTAGCGCCAGCTTCTCGGCGAGCGTCCAGCTGCCCGCGGGCGGGTCCGCGCCGTACCCCGCGGTCGTGGTCGTCGGGGGTTTCGGCGCCGACACGGACACCATCCGGAACGCCGGCGCCGCGGTGATCAACTACGACCCCCTGGCCGTGGGCAAGGAGGGGACGGCCCGGAACAACAAGCAGGGCGCGTTCTACACGCTCTACGGCGCGACCAGCGGAACCGGTGTCCTGATGGCGTGGGCCTGGGGCGTCAGCCGGATCATTGACGTGATCGAGCAGTCCGGTGGCGGCGTGCTGCGCGCCGACGGGCTCGGCGTCACCGGGTGCTCCCGGTACGGCAAGGGCGCGTTCGCGATCGGCGCCTTCGACCAGCGGATCGCGCTGACCATGCCGATCGAGTCCGGCAGCGGGGGTGTGCCGATCCTGCGCGGCATCCCCGGCGAATCCGGGGCGCAGCCGCTGAGCAGCGCCTACAGCGAGCAGCCGTGGCTCGGCGACGCGTTCAGCTCGTTCACCGGCAACCCGAACAGCCTGCCGGTCGACATGCACGAGGTGGTCGGGCTGGTCGCGCCACGCGGGCTGTTCATCATGGAGAACCCGCACATCGACTGGCTGGCCGCCCGGTCCGGCAGCGTGGCGGCGCTCGGCGGGGCGGAGATCTACAAGGCGCTCGGCGCGGGTGACAACATCAGCTACTGGTCGGACGTCAGCGACGGGACGCACTGCGCGGTCCGCGGTGAATGGCGCGCGCCGCTTCAACAGAACATTCAAAAATACCTGTTCAAATCGGGTACGGCGGCAGGCACGTTCCGCATCGCCGGGTCCAAGGCCGGGAACCTGGCGCAGTGGCGCACCTGGTCCACCCCGACCCTGACCGGCGGCTCGTCACCGACACCGTCCTCGCCGTCCCCGTCCCCGTCCACCTCGTCGTCCCAGCCCGGTGCCGGCTGCACGGCCACGATCACCCCGGGCACGGTGTGGGGCGACCGCTACAACACGTCGGTCACGGTCAGCGGGTCGAGCGCCTGGACCGTGACGGTCGCGATCACCTCGCCCCAGCAGGTGTCCACCACGTGGAGCGGCACCTTCAGCTGGAGCGGCGGCACGATGACGGTGCGCCCGAACGGCAGCGGCAACACGTTCGGCTTCACCACGATGATGAACGGCAACAGCGGCGCCCGGCCCAGGATCGTCTCCTGCACCGGGTGA
- a CDS encoding Lrp/AsnC family transcriptional regulator, translated as MAVLDDKDCVILEVLQEQGDLPNVELARRLGMSPAATLRRVQRLRAEGVITGVRALVDPVKVGTRVEAFVLVALEEHSDAGDARFIRAIAGIPAVLRADAVAGPDDVLLHVAAADSRELQGVLRLLTRAGARRLTTLLRLEGMKAAAPIPVR; from the coding sequence ATGGCCGTTTTGGATGACAAAGATTGCGTGATTCTGGAAGTGCTGCAGGAGCAGGGGGACCTGCCCAACGTCGAGCTCGCCCGGCGGCTCGGGATGTCGCCGGCGGCCACCCTGCGCCGGGTGCAGCGGCTGCGGGCCGAGGGGGTGATCACCGGGGTGCGGGCGCTGGTCGACCCGGTGAAGGTGGGCACCCGGGTGGAGGCGTTCGTGCTGGTGGCGCTGGAGGAGCACTCGGACGCGGGGGACGCCCGGTTCATCCGGGCGATCGCCGGCATCCCGGCGGTGCTGCGGGCGGACGCGGTGGCCGGGCCGGACGACGTGCTGCTGCACGTGGCCGCGGCGGACAGCCGGGAGCTGCAGGGGGTGCTGCGCCTGTTGACCCGGGCCGGGGCGCGGCGCCTCACCACCCTGCTGCGGCTGGAGGGGATGAAGGCGGCGGCACCGATACCGGTCAGGTGA
- a CDS encoding DMT family transporter has translation MFKNRPEPALILITAFWGATFLTVQHGLSLTGPWAFVALRFAIGTLALAALSPRALRGLTRRELGVGALIGVMLAGGYGLQTVGLQSIPSSTSAFLTALYVPLVPLLQWAWTRRAPSAGAWAGIVCAFGGMLLLTGGSAAGLHPGAGEIATLVSTVAIAGEILIIGHFAGTVDPRRVTVVQLAVCALIAATMVPLTGESPPRFSWPLLAFAGGLGLASAIIQVTMNWAQRSVSPTRATIIYAGEPVWAALVGRLAGERLTLAALAGGALIVLAVLVAELKDRSKPISPYDGSTAPPIGGAPLSTPHPGDRVSH, from the coding sequence ATGTTCAAGAACAGGCCGGAGCCGGCGCTCATCCTGATCACCGCATTCTGGGGCGCCACGTTCCTGACCGTGCAGCACGGTCTCTCGCTGACCGGCCCGTGGGCGTTCGTCGCCCTCCGGTTCGCGATCGGCACGCTCGCCCTGGCCGCCCTGTCGCCGCGGGCGCTGCGCGGCCTGACCCGCCGGGAGCTGGGCGTCGGCGCGCTGATCGGGGTGATGCTCGCGGGCGGCTACGGCCTGCAGACCGTCGGCCTGCAGTCGATCCCGAGCTCCACCTCGGCGTTCCTGACCGCGCTCTACGTCCCGCTGGTGCCGCTGCTGCAGTGGGCCTGGACCCGGCGCGCGCCGAGCGCCGGCGCCTGGGCCGGGATCGTCTGCGCATTCGGCGGCATGCTGCTGTTGACCGGCGGCTCCGCGGCCGGTCTGCACCCGGGCGCCGGGGAGATCGCGACGCTGGTCAGCACGGTCGCGATCGCCGGCGAGATCCTGATCATCGGGCACTTCGCCGGGACCGTCGACCCGCGCCGGGTGACCGTGGTCCAGCTGGCGGTCTGCGCGCTGATCGCGGCCACCATGGTGCCGCTGACCGGCGAGTCGCCGCCGCGGTTCTCCTGGCCGCTGCTGGCCTTCGCCGGCGGCCTCGGCCTGGCCAGCGCAATCATCCAGGTGACGATGAACTGGGCGCAACGCTCGGTCTCGCCGACCCGCGCGACGATCATCTACGCCGGCGAGCCGGTCTGGGCCGCGCTGGTCGGCCGCCTGGCCGGCGAACGCCTCACCCTCGCCGCCCTCGCCGGTGGCGCCCTGATCGTCCTGGCGGTCCTGGTCGCCGAGCTCAAAGACCGATCAAAACCGATTTCGCCGTACGACGGCAGCACCGCTCCACCGATCGGTGGAGCGCCCCTCTCCACCCCGCACCCGGGTGATCGGGTGAGCCACTGA
- a CDS encoding sensor histidine kinase has translation MRSWQTAGPVAWEQRFQAMVTVVPYVLLAALAGLTVVLSPDFGLDLVLCAVAAVWNLVFFTVHPPWRRRPGIMAVFLTGLIVIGFVLAARHAWFGFYTPALYFFAFRIIGWPREVFYIAGVAVVAGTAQANGSDYGTWAGRLTWLAVVLANLVPMCLLAWLTQLGARYFAIREAALDESREANAQLATALADNAALQEKLLEQARAAGVLAERSRMAREIHDTLAQGLTGIVTQLQAADHAAGDPVAWRRHHQAATALARESLTEARRSVNELRPEPLETGRLADAVGEVAARWSARQGIPVQVTVTGDTRVMRPEAEVALLRTAQEALANVAKHAGDAGRVGLTLSYMDREVALDVRDDGPGFDPAARTGGFGLEAMRQRIEALSGTLQIESEVGGGTGISACLPAQLPEVPA, from the coding sequence ATGCGGAGCTGGCAGACGGCCGGGCCGGTGGCGTGGGAGCAGCGCTTCCAGGCGATGGTCACCGTCGTTCCCTACGTGCTGCTCGCCGCGCTGGCCGGGCTCACCGTCGTACTGTCGCCGGATTTTGGTCTTGACCTTGTCCTGTGCGCGGTGGCCGCGGTGTGGAACCTGGTGTTCTTCACCGTGCACCCGCCCTGGCGGCGGCGGCCCGGGATCATGGCGGTGTTCCTCACCGGGCTGATCGTGATCGGGTTCGTGCTGGCCGCCCGGCACGCGTGGTTCGGCTTCTACACCCCGGCGCTGTACTTCTTCGCCTTCCGGATCATCGGCTGGCCCCGCGAGGTGTTCTACATCGCCGGGGTCGCCGTGGTCGCCGGCACCGCCCAGGCCAACGGCTCGGACTACGGCACCTGGGCCGGCCGGCTCACCTGGCTCGCCGTCGTGCTCGCCAACCTGGTCCCGATGTGCCTGCTGGCCTGGCTGACCCAGCTCGGCGCCCGGTACTTCGCGATCCGGGAGGCGGCGCTGGACGAGTCCCGGGAGGCGAACGCCCAGCTCGCCACGGCCCTCGCCGACAACGCGGCGCTGCAGGAGAAGCTGCTCGAACAGGCCCGGGCGGCCGGCGTCCTGGCCGAGCGGTCCCGGATGGCGCGGGAGATCCACGACACCCTCGCGCAGGGCCTGACCGGCATCGTCACCCAGTTGCAGGCGGCCGACCACGCGGCCGGCGACCCGGTCGCGTGGCGGCGGCACCACCAGGCGGCGACCGCGCTGGCCCGGGAGAGCCTGACCGAGGCGCGGCGCTCGGTGAACGAGCTGCGGCCGGAGCCGCTGGAGACCGGGCGGCTGGCCGACGCGGTCGGCGAGGTGGCCGCCCGGTGGTCGGCCCGGCAGGGCATCCCGGTGCAGGTCACGGTCACCGGGGACACCCGCGTGATGCGGCCCGAGGCCGAGGTCGCGCTGCTGCGCACGGCCCAGGAGGCGCTCGCCAACGTGGCCAAGCACGCCGGCGACGCCGGCCGGGTCGGGCTGACCCTCTCCTACATGGACCGGGAGGTCGCGCTCGACGTGCGCGACGACGGCCCCGGCTTCGACCCGGCCGCGCGCACCGGCGGGTTCGGGCTGGAAGCGATGCGGCAGCGGATCGAGGCGCTGTCCGGCACCCTGCAGATCGAGTCGGAGGTGGGCGGCGGGACGGGCATCTCGGCCTGCCTGCCCGCCCAGCTTCCGGAGGTACCCGCGTGA